The Bacteroidales bacterium DNA segment TGCATAAGCTTTGTCGGCATCACCGGCCCCGAAAGTAACATCCAATGGCTGACCAACCATTACAGGAACCGGACGGCTAAGGAACTTTTACCGCTGTTCGACAAGATCTTCACGCATGTCCTCAAACCCTGGTATGGCCAGCCCCGGCTCGAAGTCATTTACCCATACCGGGATCATGACCCGCGAAGGGTGTTCTTTCCGAACCTTTGCCGCGATGCCGAAGAGGAATTCGGGATATCTTCAAAAGAGGAATATATCTGGTTTCCTGAATTGAAGAGAAAGATCGTCAATCCCTACTGGTTCCTGGAGACTATCTTCGAACAGCGGAAAGATTATAAAAAGCTGTGGTATAAATGTATTACGCACCGCGATTTGAACATGCAGAACATCCTGCTCGATGAGATCGAAAACGTTTACATCATTGATTTTTCGGAAACACGAATCGGGAATGCAGTAGCCGATTTTGCGCGTCTGGAACCCATCCTGAAAATCGAGATGAACCGGATCGACTCGGAGAAGGACCTTGCATTGCTGTTGGATTTTGAACAGGGACTGCTCGAACCCGACTTCCTCGATCAGTTGCCTTCTTTCCGTTACAATGGGGATGATCCCAATGTGCATAAAGCGTATCAGGTGATCTGCCGGCTGAGACACTATGCTGATGTGGTAACCCTTTTTGAAAAAGACCTGGAGCCTTACCTTCTTGCCGTCCTGGAGTGGACCTTGCCGGTGGTCAGCTACAAAGGAGTTGATAAGCTGCGCAAGCGCTATTCAGCCTGTTCGGCCGCTCTGATCTGCGAAAAGATACTTACAATCTCCTGATTCTTTAATGTAACCCACCCCTGCAGAGGTTGTATCAAAAGTAGTTGGTTTATTGTAAACCGCAAAGACGCCAAGACGCAAAGTCCTCAAAATCAACATTCTATTTCTCAGCGTCTTCGCGACTTAGCGGTGAAAAATAACTCTTAATACACCCTCACGGGGGAGGGTGATCCCTTTTTAAGGAAACGAGATCATACGGCGATTTCATCAAATATCCCAACAACTTCACTCCGGGAAGCAGCAAGAAGCATCCTCATTTTATACTTCTTAAAATTCGGAACACCTTTGAAATATCCTGAATAAAATTTTCGCATCTCCAACAGGGCTGTTCGCTCTCCCTTTAAATCGATGGCATAGGCAAGCTGTTTTTTTACCATTTCAATCCGTTCTGCTAAAGAAGGTTCCGGTAGCAGCTCCCCGGTTGTCAGGTAGTGCTTCACTCTTTTAAATATCCAGGGATTGCCGATGGTGGCGCGCCCGATCATGATCCCGTCAACACCATATCTTTCTTTCATTTCACGGGCACTCTGTGGGTTGACCACATCACCGTTGCCAATCACCGGGATCCGGATGGAGGGATGGTTTTTCACCTTTCCGATCAACGTCCAGTCAGCTTTTCCGCCATACAGCTGATCGCGTGTGCGGCCGTGGATGGTGATGGCCTGAATCCCCTCATCCTGCAGCCGCTGGGCAACTTCCAGGATGTTCTGACTGCCTTTATCCCAGCCCAGTCGTGTTTTTACGGTGACAGGCAGATGAGTGGCTTGCACCACGGCTTTGGTCATTTTGACCATTTTGGGAAGGTCCGTCAGTAAGGCAGCTCCTCCTCCTTTGCTGACCACCTTACGTACCGGGCAGCCAAAGTTGATATCGATCAGATCAGGCTCCGAT contains these protein-coding regions:
- the dusB gene encoding tRNA dihydrouridine synthase DusB, coding for MQISNIRFESFPVILAPMEDITDLSFRLVCKELGADLMYTEFIASEGLIRNAGKSRAKLHFLPQERPIGIQIFGHDTESMVRAAQIAEESEPDLIDINFGCPVRKVVSKGGGAALLTDLPKMVKMTKAVVQATHLPVTVKTRLGWDKGSQNILEVAQRLQDEGIQAITIHGRTRDQLYGGKADWTLIGKVKNHPSIRIPVIGNGDVVNPQSAREMKERYGVDGIMIGRATIGNPWIFKRVKHYLTTGELLPEPSLAERIEMVKKQLAYAIDLKGERTALLEMRKFYSGYFKGVPNFKKYKMRMLLAASRSEVVGIFDEIAV